Part of the Desulfovibrio litoralis DSM 11393 genome, ATGACGGCAGTTTAAAACGTATCCATGAACAAGCTGATGTAATTCAAGCTATTATTGAGCGTTTTGAACAAGGCCAACAAAGTAAACAAACAACAAAGCTCTGTTCTATTTGTGGTAAGGCGGATCACCCTGTTGTAGCAGAACCGCACGGTATGATTAAAAGAGTGCCAGATGGGCAAATGTCTGGTTGTGCTTTTGTTTCATATAATAAAAATGCTTATGAATCCTATGGCTTCAAAGGCAATGAAAATTCTTCTATCTGTACAGCGTGTGCGAGAAACTATGTTGAAGGTTTAAATTACTTACTGAATAATGGTGTGCCGGAAATAAAAGAAGATGCAAAAGGTAAGCCCAAAGAATATTTTAAATATTCAAACCGTAAAAATTTGGCATCAGATACAGCAATGATTTATTGGACTCGAAGTAATGCTAATGTCCAAGAAATAGAATATCTTGATAACCCCGAAGATAATCGTGATGATATTGAAGCTTTCTTTTCACAACCGCAACCTAGTTTTAATTCCGTCCCCAACGCCGAAGCCGTTGGGCTTATAATAAATAGCCCTTGGTCGGCTAAAGAACAAAGCTTAAAAAGTGTTGATGTTGACCGTTTTTATTCTTGTATTTTATCTGGTGCCGCTGCTCGTATTGCCGTTAGGACTTGGATAGAAACTAATACCTCAGACTTGCGTGCGAATATTAAAACGTGGTTTGAAGATATACGCATTGAAGACTATGATTTTGATACAAAAGAGCAAAAAAAGAAATTGTTTTCAATTAGAGAACTCGCAAATTGTTGTTGTGTGCATAGAAAAGACTCTTCGGAGTTTTATAAATTAGATAAAAAAGACGATTTTATAGGACGAGCTAGCAACACGTTATGGCAATGTGCTTTAACCAATAAAATGCCTCCAAAAACTTTATTAGATAGAATTTTACGACGTATTAGAATGGAAGAGGGCAATGTTACTCCCGCACGGGTCGCTTTGTTAAAATTGATTTTAAACCGAAGAAGAGAAAAAGGAGAGGTATGCAAAATGAAAGAAAAGCTGGATACAGATAACACAAACGTCGCCTATAATGCGGGCAGGATTTTTGCTGTACTTGAAAGAGTGCAATCTGCCGCTTTAGGTAAAGAACTAAACGCACCAATCAGAGACCGTTTTTTCTCGGCAGCTTCAACAACGCCTTCCGCCACTTTTGGGCGACTCTTTAAAATGGCTTCTCATCACTTAGCTAAATTGCGTGGTGAAAAACCCGGTTTTGCTTTTAATCTAGATAAAGATTTAGGTGAAATTTGTTTAAACATTAAAGAGTTTCCCGCTATTTTTAGCCTAGAAGATCAAGGGCGTTTTGCCATTGGCTATTATCATCAAAAACAAGCTCAATTTAGCAAGAAAGATGCTGATAACGCTGAAACCACTACTACAAAGGAGTAGAATATGTCTAACGCAATTAATAATAGGTATGACTTTGTATTTTTATATGATGTTAAAGATGGCAACCCTAATGGCGACCCTGATCAAGCGAACCTTCCTCGTGTCGATGTAGAAAATCAAGAGGGTCTGGTTACTGACGTTTGTATTAAACGTAAGGTGAGAAATTATGTACAACTAAAACATGATTTTAAATCACCATATAATATTTTTATTCGCCAGGGAACAGCCTTAAACACAACAATTGAAGCTGCTAAAGGTGAAAAGTTAGACGAAAGACAAAAAGATCTGTGTAAAGATTTTTATGATATTCGTACCTTTGGTGCAGTGATGAGCACGGGGAAAAACCCCGCTGGCACAGTGCGTGGTCCTGTGCAATTTACCTTTTCTCGTTCAGAAGATAGAATTTATCAGGCGGAACACTCTTTAACCCGTTGTGCTGTTACGACTGAAGAAGATGCTAAAAAACAAGAAGGGCGTGAATTTGCCTCTACTTTTGGGCGTAAAGCAACAGTCCCTTA contains:
- the cas8c gene encoding type I-C CRISPR-associated protein Cas8c/Csd1 — encoded protein: MLNELVAYGSHHVRKPEDSNALKEEKIGTDLIIDAQGNFKTFVIHDKKQQKNTKAEALSSKKGKARLLLDKVEETLELEAKKHELYLTKLNEYKDVSSIHPVLLFYNENKEAGLNAAKLYFEALPEKQKDLGNIAFLLSGDDGSLKRIHEQADVIQAIIERFEQGQQSKQTTKLCSICGKADHPVVAEPHGMIKRVPDGQMSGCAFVSYNKNAYESYGFKGNENSSICTACARNYVEGLNYLLNNGVPEIKEDAKGKPKEYFKYSNRKNLASDTAMIYWTRSNANVQEIEYLDNPEDNRDDIEAFFSQPQPSFNSVPNAEAVGLIINSPWSAKEQSLKSVDVDRFYSCILSGAAARIAVRTWIETNTSDLRANIKTWFEDIRIEDYDFDTKEQKKKLFSIRELANCCCVHRKDSSEFYKLDKKDDFIGRASNTLWQCALTNKMPPKTLLDRILRRIRMEEGNVTPARVALLKLILNRRREKGEVCKMKEKLDTDNTNVAYNAGRIFAVLERVQSAALGKELNAPIRDRFFSAASTTPSATFGRLFKMASHHLAKLRGEKPGFAFNLDKDLGEICLNIKEFPAIFSLEDQGRFAIGYYHQKQAQFSKKDADNAETTTTKE
- the cas7c gene encoding type I-C CRISPR-associated protein Cas7/Csd2; this encodes MSNAINNRYDFVFLYDVKDGNPNGDPDQANLPRVDVENQEGLVTDVCIKRKVRNYVQLKHDFKSPYNIFIRQGTALNTTIEAAKGEKLDERQKDLCKDFYDIRTFGAVMSTGKNPAGTVRGPVQFTFSRSEDRIYQAEHSLTRCAVTTEEDAKKQEGREFASTFGRKATVPYALYRMHGFVSAVDAGKSGFTEEDLELLWEALLNAFEHDRAAARGEMNPRKLIIFKHQSHLGNARSGELFERVTVEKQVELPRKWSDYLVDIDKNNLPTGIELIEKL